The sequence CATCCTGCGCGATAACAGGTTGCTCAATCCGCTGTGGGGCGGAGCCTACAATAAATAGTTCAGCGACAATCGATCGATTGTCTCGCTTACCATCTGCGTGATCAGCTCTGCGCTCGAAGGGGTGTCGTGTATCAAGCCCACGCTCTCCCCAACCGTTACATGAGCCAGATCATAGTTCTCACTGGCAACGCCCTGCTCATACCTGGACCTGGCCTCAACGATTCTCGCCTGGAGTTCGCTTTCCCGTCCCTCCCATTCACGGTGAAGCGCGTTGCGTATGGATCGAAAGTCATATGGCTCGGGCCAGTCTTTCCCTCGAAGCAAGTCGAATATGGGGCTCCGAATGGTGCCATCGCCAGTCGCAGCGATGGCAACCTGCTTTGCCATTGCTGATGCCAGCGACTCCCTAGTCGCCCAAGCGCGGCTCCCGATCATGGCACCGTCTGCACCAAGCATGAGACTGGCAGCGAGACCCCTTCCATCCGAAATCCCGCCCGCAGCAATGACGAGCGTTTCGGGAGCGACCTTAGCAAGAATGTCCGCGACCTCAGGCACGAGTGTGAAGGTACCGCGCCCGAGAGAAGACCTAATGCCGTGGCCGCCGGCTTCGCTGCCCTGGGCGACAATCACGGATGCGCCAGCGTCAATCACCGCGTGAAGCTGATCTGCGCGCTGAATCTGACAAATGGCTGGAATGCTCCGATCTGCCAAGCGCTTCACCCATGAGCCTGCGTCTCCGAATGAGAGCATAACCGCTGCCGGGGTCTCGGGTTGGTCAAGCAGCCAGTCAAATGCGCTGCAATCCTGGTCGAGTTTCCAAGTGATAAAGCCGCATCCGAGGCGAGAGAGCGCAGCCGGAGTAGACCGCAATTTCGATACGGCTGCGCAATATTCCTGCTTGAGCCAGTCCACGTCGCCGTAACCGCCACCAACCAAGGCCAACGCTCCTGAACGAGCCCACGCAGCTGCCAATTCTCCTCCAGCGGCCAAGGCCATGGGGGCAAGGCACAAAGGTGCAGCAAGCCCGAATTTGCGACTGAAACGAGTGTGGAGCGCCCCCGTTGGCATTGAGCGATCCTAGGCAATTCGGCGCCTGGAAGCAACGCGAGAGTACGATCGAGTTCCGGCCCGCACCTCGAAAAATTCCTTCTCCAAAAAATGTTGATGTTTTTTTCAAAAGGAATATTAGTTGCGACGAATCGCTCGGAACCCGACCATGTCCCAACGACAGGGCGAGCGGCGCAACGCCAGGAGAGGAGTTATTGATGAAAGCCACGACATCCCTCAATTCGCGGGTCCGGGCGGCCCGCAAGCTGACCAGGATCGCCTTAATGGCTACCGTGATGCTGCCGTCTGCCGTTTTCGCGCAGAGTGCAGAGGGCAGCGATGGCAATGCACAGGCGGCCGCCGAAGAAGATTCCCCGTTCGGCGACATCGTGGTTACGGCCCAGAAGCGTGATCAGAGGACGCAGGATGTCGGCATCGCGATTGCCGCGTTCGGTGGCGATCAGATGAATGCTTTGGGCGTCGTGGACGTCAAGGATGTCGCAGTCCTCGTGCCTGGTTTTACGGTCGCCAAATCGTTTCGCGGGCCGCCGATCTATACTCTGCGAGGTGTCGGCTTCAACACGCCGAACATGTCGACGTCTTCGCCGGTTGGCGTCTACCTCGACGAAGTTGCGTATCCCTATCCGATCATGACCGAAGGTCTGTCGCTGGACCTTGAACGCGTCGAAGTGTTGAAAGGTCCCCAAGGGACCCTGTATGGCCGGAACACAACCGGCGGCCTCATCAACAGCATCGGCAACAAGCCGACCGATGAGCGAAGCGGTGAGATCAAGGTCTCATACGGCAGCTATCAATCATATGGCCTCGAAGGTTTCATCAATGGCGGTATCGCTCCCAATCTGAACGCACGCCTTGCCTTCGATGTGCAGCGGGCGGACAAGGGCTGGCAGGTCAGCGTTACCCATGGAGAGCGTCTCGGCAAAGTTGACAAGGCGGCAGCGCGCTTTTCTCTCGCATGGGAACCTGCGGACGATACCAAGTTCCTGTTTACGACAAGCTGGTGGAAGGACAAATCAGACACGCAGGCTGGTCAATCGATTGCCGTATTTCCAAGAGGTCTCATCGCATTTCTTGGGCTAACCACTCCGGCGCAGTGGGCTGCTGCGGCGCCAGGCCTTGGCTTGCCGCCGGAGATCTTCAGTCAGTCGTATACCCCGACCAGTGGCAGTCAGGCCAACTGGGTGGTTCAGAACCTTCCCTGGGGCGGCACCAATGGCGGAGGACAGAATTTCACGCCCGCCCCGCTCGATTTCCGCAAGGATAACGAGCTTCTGGCCTTCGCACTGCGTGGTGACATCGGGATCGCCGATGGCGTCAAGCTGACTTCGCTGACCAGCTATGCGCATTTCACCAGGCGTGAAGGCTATGACACCAGCGGCTGGGATATCGAGAACCTGATTGGTCTCGGTGAAGGTTCGATCAAGTCCTTCTCCCAGGAGTTCAGGCTCAGTGGCGACTCGGACCGCCTGCATTGGGTCGCGGGTGCCTTCTATGCGAGGGACAAGATCCGTGAGAACGACAAGACCTGGGGTGCGACAATCAGCACGGTCGCATTGGTCAGGACTTTCGGACAGCTGACATCGCCTCCCGGCACCACGGTTGCTCAGCTGGAAGATATCCAATGGGGCTTCCGCGATTGGGAAAACCTGATCAATCAGACGATCACGTCCAAGGCGTTGTTCGGACAGGTTGAGTACAAGTTCACCGATCAGTTCAACGTCACCTTCGGTATGCGCTATTCGAAGGACAAGGCCGAATTTGCCGGTTGTTCGAAGGACCAGGGTGACAACAGCATCGCTGCCTCCTGGAATGCATTCTTCAACAATGCGACGCCGTTCGGAGCCAACGTACAGCCTGGTGGCTGCGTCACCTACCTCGCCGATCTCGTGCCGGGCGGCAACAACGTCCAGGGCGTGGTTCGGAAGGTTCTCGACGAAGACAACCTGTCCGGTCGCATCGCGCTTGACTATCACCTCAATAACAATGTGCTCGTCTATGTCTCGGCCGCGCGCGGCTTCAAGTCGGGCGCATTTCCCAATGTCAACGCGAACGTCGCCCCGCAGTATGATCCTGCCAAGCAGGAAGAAGTGCGGGCATACGAAGCCGGCATCAAGGCGAGCCCTGCCCGTGGCGTAATCCTGAATGCTTCGACGTTCTACTATGATTATCGCGACAAGCAGCTTTTCGTGAATACGCCTGACCCGGTCTATGTGACGCTGAACAGCATCAAGAATATTCCAAAATCTCATGTCTTCGGCATTGAAGGGGAGGTGTCGGTACCGCTGTTCCGTGGCCTGGACGCTCGCGTGACTGCAACTTATCTTGATGCGAAGATTGACACCTATCAGGGCTTCAACGACTTCGGGCAGGCACGGAACTTCGCGGGTGCAAGCTTCCCCTTCACCCCCAAGTTCCAGCTGAATGGCACGTTGACCTACGGGTTCGACGTCGGTGACAGCCTGAATGCCCGCCTTACCGTGAACGGACGATATTCCAGCTCGTCACGGGGCGATCTTGAAGGTGATCCCCTGTTCAAGATCGACAGCTATGCGTTGTTCGATGCCAATCTGGCGGTCATGACCAATGACGATCAGTACCAGCTCGACGTCTTCGTGCGCAATATCGGAAACAAGTACTACTGGAATAGCGTCCAGCTGCCTCTGGACAGTCTGGTTCGGTACGCGGGCATGCCCCGCACTTGGGGAGTTTCGCTCAAGGCGAAGTTCTGAACGCGGGACCACCCCGCATCCCGCTGCGGCGGATGCGGGGTGGTCTCCCTCATGTCTCCTTTGACTGGCGCGTATTGCTTCAAGACCGACGGCGAACGTGCGAAGTCACCTGACAGACCGAGATGAAAAATGCGCGGTGTCCAATATAATGAAATCGGCGAAGCATCGCGCGTTCTGGCGCTCGTAGATGGTGAAATGCCGACGGTCGGAGTCGGTGAGGTCCGTGTCAATGTGAAGGCCTCCGGGGTGAACCCGTCGGACGTCAAGATCAGGAGCGGCCATATTCCCTCATCCTGGCTCTTCCCACGCGTGCCACACAGTGACGGTTCCGGGGTGATCGATGCAGTCGGTGAAGGAGTCGATCCGGCAAGGATCGGCGAACGTGTTTGGGTCTTCAATACGGCCTGGGGGCGCACGACCGGAACGGCCGCGGAATACGTCGTCGTACCGGAAAATTTCACGGCACCTTTGCATCCCGATATTTCATTCGAAATTGGTGCATGTCTAGGCATCCCGGCTTCGACAGCTCTGCACGCGCTTACGCTGAACGGCGATGTTCGCGGCAAGAGTGTTCTGGTCGCCGGCGGTGCCGGTGCAGTCGGGCATTATGCAGTACAGTTTGCACGCCAGCTGGGTGCAGAGTGCATTTTGGCGACAGTCAGCAGTCCCGAGAAGGCTGAGATCGCACGATTGGCGGGCGCTGATCGTGTCATTAACTACCGGGAGGAAGACAGCCTGAAGGCGATCCTCGAAACCACAAATGGCAGAGGCGTCGACCTTATTCTCGAAGTCGATCTTGCTGCGAATGTCGATCTGGACGTCGCAGCTTTGGCAAGAGAGGGCCGCGTAGTTGCCTACGGCAGTTCAGAACGCGAGTTCAAGATGCCGTTTTCAAAATCAATACTGAAGAATATCGGATTTGATTTCTTCATTCTTTATCATCTGGCAGATTCGCGACGTCTGGAAATTTCCAATGGCGTCAATGACCTCATCGAGTCGGGAAATATTGACCATAATATCGCCGAAGTACTGCCTCTCGATTCGATCGTGAAAGCCCACGAGTTAGTGGAATCTGGCAAGGTTGTCGGCAACGTGGTCGTGGCAATCTGAGGCTGGGCAAAAGACAATGTCGAGCTATCGAGAGACCTATGATGAATGGATGACCGACCCTCTCGGTTTCTGGTCGGATGCGGCCACTGCGGTCGAATGGATGGTGCAGCCGACAACCAGTGAGGTCAATGACAAGGGAATTGCCCGCTGGTTTGCCGATGGGACATGCAATGTTTGCTGGAATGCTGTCGACCGGCACGTGGTGGCCGGGCGTGGTGCCGAACCCGCGCTGATCTATGAAAGTGCGCTTCTAGGCATCAGCAAGTCCCTTACCTTCTCGGAACTTCTGGATTCGGTCCAGGTGTTTTCGTCAGTCCTGCGCAGCC is a genomic window of Sphingopyxis sp. FD7 containing:
- a CDS encoding NAD(P)H-dependent flavin oxidoreductase; this translates as MALAAGGELAAAWARSGALALVGGGYGDVDWLKQEYCAAVSKLRSTPAALSRLGCGFITWKLDQDCSAFDWLLDQPETPAAVMLSFGDAGSWVKRLADRSIPAICQIQRADQLHAVIDAGASVIVAQGSEAGGHGIRSSLGRGTFTLVPEVADILAKVAPETLVIAAGGISDGRGLAASLMLGADGAMIGSRAWATRESLASAMAKQVAIAATGDGTIRSPIFDLLRGKDWPEPYDFRSIRNALHREWEGRESELQARIVEARSRYEQGVASENYDLAHVTVGESVGLIHDTPSSAELITQMVSETIDRLSLNYLL
- a CDS encoding TonB-dependent receptor: MKATTSLNSRVRAARKLTRIALMATVMLPSAVFAQSAEGSDGNAQAAAEEDSPFGDIVVTAQKRDQRTQDVGIAIAAFGGDQMNALGVVDVKDVAVLVPGFTVAKSFRGPPIYTLRGVGFNTPNMSTSSPVGVYLDEVAYPYPIMTEGLSLDLERVEVLKGPQGTLYGRNTTGGLINSIGNKPTDERSGEIKVSYGSYQSYGLEGFINGGIAPNLNARLAFDVQRADKGWQVSVTHGERLGKVDKAAARFSLAWEPADDTKFLFTTSWWKDKSDTQAGQSIAVFPRGLIAFLGLTTPAQWAAAAPGLGLPPEIFSQSYTPTSGSQANWVVQNLPWGGTNGGGQNFTPAPLDFRKDNELLAFALRGDIGIADGVKLTSLTSYAHFTRREGYDTSGWDIENLIGLGEGSIKSFSQEFRLSGDSDRLHWVAGAFYARDKIRENDKTWGATISTVALVRTFGQLTSPPGTTVAQLEDIQWGFRDWENLINQTITSKALFGQVEYKFTDQFNVTFGMRYSKDKAEFAGCSKDQGDNSIAASWNAFFNNATPFGANVQPGGCVTYLADLVPGGNNVQGVVRKVLDEDNLSGRIALDYHLNNNVLVYVSAARGFKSGAFPNVNANVAPQYDPAKQEEVRAYEAGIKASPARGVILNASTFYYDYRDKQLFVNTPDPVYVTLNSIKNIPKSHVFGIEGEVSVPLFRGLDARVTATYLDAKIDTYQGFNDFGQARNFAGASFPFTPKFQLNGTLTYGFDVGDSLNARLTVNGRYSSSSRGDLEGDPLFKIDSYALFDANLAVMTNDDQYQLDVFVRNIGNKYYWNSVQLPLDSLVRYAGMPRTWGVSLKAKF
- a CDS encoding NADPH:quinone reductase, with product MRGVQYNEIGEASRVLALVDGEMPTVGVGEVRVNVKASGVNPSDVKIRSGHIPSSWLFPRVPHSDGSGVIDAVGEGVDPARIGERVWVFNTAWGRTTGTAAEYVVVPENFTAPLHPDISFEIGACLGIPASTALHALTLNGDVRGKSVLVAGGAGAVGHYAVQFARQLGAECILATVSSPEKAEIARLAGADRVINYREEDSLKAILETTNGRGVDLILEVDLAANVDLDVAALAREGRVVAYGSSEREFKMPFSKSILKNIGFDFFILYHLADSRRLEISNGVNDLIESGNIDHNIAEVLPLDSIVKAHELVESGKVVGNVVVAI